The Archangium primigenium genomic interval ACCGACGTGGCCATCCGCACCGGAGACCTGCCCGACAGCGCGCTGCTCGCGCACAAGCTCGGGCAGAGCCGGCGCGTCCTCTGTGCCTCGCCCGCCTACCTCCAGGCCCGGGGCACCCCGAGGACGCCGGACGAGTTGGGGAAACACGACTGCCTGACGTTCAACTTCCGGCGCGCGCGCAGCGGCTGGCCCTTCCGGGAGGGGGGCGGCATCGCGCCGCGGGTCGTCTCGGGCGGCGTGCAGGTGAACAACGGCGAGACGATGAAGCACCTGCTGTTGCAGGGCGTGGGCATCGGCCGCCTGGCGATGTGGCACGTGGCCGCGGAGCTCAAGGCGGGTCGGCTCGTCGCCGTGCTGGAGAAGTACAACCCGGGGGACGTGGAGCAGATCCACGCCGTGCATGTGGGCGGCGGTCAGGTGCCCCACCGCGTGCGCGCCTTCATCCGCCACATGGTGGACGCGATGAAGGCCTCGCCGCTGCCCTAGCCTGTCAGGAAGCTGGAAAAGCGAGCGTGACGGGGCGTGAAGTCCTGGGCGTGTGCCTTGTCCTGGCTACACGCCACCGCGCCGTGATTATGCCATGGGCATAAATTTGACCTTTCCCTGAAGAAAATGGTGTTCTTTGTTGCATGATGAACACACGCTGGACAGATGGGCTTCTCGACCAGATGAGGACAGAGGGGGACCCTCACGCCGACGCAGTCTACGCCCAGATCCTCGAGAATACCGAGGGGCAGGAGCTCAACCAGCTCTTCAGGACGCTGGCCAACAATCAGGAAGTCCCCCCGGCCACGACCTTCGCGCCCTTCAATCAGTACTTCGACGAGACCCATGACGTGCCGCAGGACCCTTCCGTGCTGGCGCGCCTCCAGCGGGGCCAGGACGCGTTCATGCGCCGCGGCCAGGTGGGCGTCATCATCCTGCTGACGAAGGGCCTGCCCACCGGCTACTGCATGCCGTGCCTCACCCAGGTACTGATGATGTCGGAGGCGCTCAAGAAGCGCCCCTTCCACCGGCTGCTCGGCGTGGCCCAACTCCTGCTCAATGTCTGCTCACCGGGGAGCTTCAAGCCCAAAGGCGCCGCCGTCATCACCGCGCAGAAGGTGCGTCTGCTGCACGCGGGCCTGCGTCGTATCGCGGACCAGGTCATACCGGACTACCGCCCTCGCTACGGCGTCGCCGTGAATCAGGAGGATCTCCTGGCGACGCTGATGGGCTTCTCCCTGCTGGTCATTCAGGGCTTCCGCCAACTCGGCGCTGGGCTCAGTTCTCAGGAGGAGGAGGACTACCTCTACCTCTGGAACCAGTACGGCCTCGTCATGGGCATCAAGCCGGAGTACCTGCCCACGGACGTCGAGGACGCCGAGGCCTTCTTCGAGGCCTATGAGCGGCGCCATGCCGCCCCGCCGGAGCAGAATCCGGACGGTGTCGAACTCGCTCGAGCGCACCTGGACATGTTCACGCGGCTGATGGGCGCCTGGGGCCACCTGCTGGGCAACGACATCGTCCCGCTCATGTACCTCAACCACCTCATGGGACCCGAGCGCTGCGAGCGCCTGACCTACCCCATGGTTGAGGGACACGAAGTGCTCAAGCTCCTCCTGCACCGGCTCCCGCCGAATCCCCTTCGGCACCTCATCGTGCTCGGCCAGCTCGACCGCATCGTGCACGAGCAACTCGCCGAGGACATCGTCCAGAAGCTCATCAGCGACAACTACAGCGGCCGCCCAAGCTTCTGGATGCCCATGGACCTGGACAATCTGCGCTCGCTGGTCAACGCCGCGGCCGTCCTGGCCAAGGCGTAGGGCGGACACGGACCGCGTTCCAACAGAGATACCTGCCATGCTCGAGCACATCCTCAATCTCAAGGACTACACCCCCACCGAGTTGTTCTTCTTCGTCGGAGGCTGCTCCCTCTGGGTGGTCGTCTACATCATCTACATCCGAAACCTCGCGCGCCTGAAGTTCGCCGAGGCACCCCTCTTCGGTACCTGCGCGAACTTCGGTTGGGAATTCACCTGGGGAATGCTCTGCAAGACCGACATGGGCTTGCTCTTGCAGTGGTGTTACCGGATCTGGTTCTTGCTCGACCTCTACATCTTCTCCAGGGTGGTCCGCTTCGGAAAGGACCAGGTCCAGACGGCGGCGGTGCGCAGGTATTACGTCCCCGTCATGCTGGCCACTGCGGTCGCCTGGGCCGTGGGGGTCTACTGCATGGTGAAGTCAGGGCTCGACACCCCCATCGGTGCGACCTCGGCGTACCTCAACAATCTCGCGCTCTCCGTTACGTACCTGTTGGTCATGCTCCGGCGCGAGAGCGTCGCGGGGTACTCCCTCACCGTGGCGTTTTGCAAGATGATCGGGACGGGGATGAACACCGTCTTCATGAACATCCACGCCGCCTACGCGCACAACTACTTCCTCCATTTCATCTCGATCCTCACCACCAGCATCGACTGCCTGTACATCTACGCCCTGTGGAGACGGATGCGCGTCCCCAGTGTGGCGCTCGGTGCGGAGACAGCGACGTAGGCCATGGCTCAAAGGGCACTCTCCAACTGGGACACGCTGACATCGGCCGGGTTTGTCGCGTTGGAGTACCTGTCCGGAGATGAATCGAGCGCGCTGCTGCGCGCCCGCCGGCAGGGTTCTGACACGCCCGCGCTGCTCCAAGTGCTGTGCGCCGAGTCGCCCTCGGAGGAAGAGCGCGAGCGCCTCCAATACGACTTCGAGCTTTCGTGCATCCTCGCGGGTCAGCACGTCCTCCAGCCACTCGAGCGCCTGGCGGGTGGACGGGCCATCCTCTACGGGTCCGTTGAAGGAGTGCCGCTCCACGCCTTCGCGAGGACGGCCAGCGCGGACCTCGCCGCGCTCCTCCGTGTCGCGCTCTCCTTGGTGGACGCACTCGCCGCCATCCATGCGCGGGGATTCATCCATTGTCGCCTGGAGCCGCGCCACGTGCTCGTCGCGCCCGCGACCTCGGCGGTGAAGCTCGTGGGCTTTGGCGCCGCTTTGCGCCTGTCGCAAGAGACTCCCTCGCCGGACGCGACCGGGTTGAGGGGTACGCTCACCTACATCGCGCCGGAGCAGACCGGCAGGATGAACCGGAGCGTCGACCATCGCAGCGACTTCTACTCGCTGGGAGTGCTCCTCTACGAGCTCTTCGTCGGCGAGCCGCCATTCGTCGCGCGGGATCCGTTGGAACTCGTGCATGCGCACTTTGCGCGCCGTCCGCGGCCCCCGCACGAGGTGGCGCAGAGCGTGCCGCTCGCCCTGTCCAGCGTCGTGCTCAAGCTGCTCGCCAAGGACGCCGAGGAGCGCTACCAGAGTCACCTCGGCCTGCGCGCGGACCTCTCCTCCTGCCTCGCGGCGCTCACGGGGGGCGAGCCCCTCCGTGACTTCACCCCAGGCCTCCAGGATGTCGTGGCGCGCTTCCACATCCCACAGCGGCTCTATGGCCGGGAGCGCGAAGTGGAGGTGTTGCTCGCCGCGTGCGAGCGCGTGGGGTCGGGGACCACCGAGGTCGTCTCTGTCGCGGGGTATGCGGGAATCGGCAAGTCGGCGCTGGTGCGCGAACTGCGTCGGCCTGTCGCGGCGCGGGGCGGCTATTTCGTTAGTGGCAAGTTCGATCAGCTCCGTCGTGGCACCCCGTACTCGGCGCTCCTCGAGGCGCTCCGAGACCTCACCCGACAGGTGCTCACGGAGCACGAGGATGCGCTCGCTGCATGGCGCGCATGCCTGCACGACGCGATCGGCGACAGTGGACGCTTGCTGACGGACATCGCGCCGGAGGTGGAAGCACTCCTCGGGCTGCAGCCTCCCGTCCAGAACCAGCCCCCCGTGGAGGCGCAAAACCGTTTCAACCGCGTGCTCGGAGCATTCATTGGCGCGTTCTGCCGTCCCGGGCGCCCGCTCGCGCTCTTCTTGGACGATCTGCAATGGGCCGATGCGGCGTCGCTCGACTTCCTCGAGCAGTTCATCGCGCAGCGCCACACCCATAACCTGCTCCTTGTCGCGGCTTTCCGCGACAATGAGGTCGACGCCGCTCACCCACTGGCGGGCGTGTTCGAGACGTTCCGCGACGCGGGCGTCCCGCTTCTGCGGGTGGAACTCGCGCCGCTTGATATGGCGCCGGTGACGCGGCTCGTCGCCGACACGGTCCACGCGGTCCCCGAGCAGTGCGCCGAGCTGGCCGAGTTGGCACAGGCGAAGACGGGCGGCAATCCCTTCTTCGTCATCGAGTTCCTGAAGACGCTGCATCAGGAGGGTGCGCTCACCTTCGACGCCGTCGCGGGCCGCTTCCGGTGGGACCTTGCCGCCATCGGTGCCATGCAGGTGACCGACAATGTGGTCGACCTGGTGTGCCGCAGAATGGCCCGCCTCTCAGAGGCGACACGTGAGGTGCTCAAGCAAGCCGCGTGCATCGACAACACGTTCGACCTGGAGACGCTCGGCATCGCCTGTTCCCGGCTTCCGGCCGAACTGCTCCCGGCGCTCCGGGAGGCGGTGGAGGCGGGTCTCCTGCAGTCCGTGGGTAATTCCTTCCCCTCCGTTTCTGAGGGCGCCAACCTGGGGGCCGCGCGGTACCAGTTCCTGCATGACCGTGTCCAGCAGGCGGCCTACTCGCTCATCCCCGAGGAAGCTCGCGCGGCCACTCACCTGCGCATCGGGCGGCGACTGCGTGGTGGACAGGCCGATGACGCGTTCGGCGAGCGACTTTTCGACGTCGTGGACCACCTCGACCGAGGCCGGGCGCTCATCATCGACTCAGAAGAGCGCCTTGGCCTCGTGCGCCTCAACCTGCACGCGGGACTCAAGGCCAAGGCCTCGGTCGCCTTCGCGCCGGCATACCGCTATCTGGACGTCGGTCTCGAACTGCTCGGTGCGCGGCGCTGGGAACATCCCGAGCTCGCGGCGGTGCTCCTCCAAGAGCGGGGCGAGTGCGGCGCCCTGACCGCCCAGTTCGCCCAGGCTGAATGCGACTTCGATGAACTCCTCGCACATGTGCGCCTGCCCCTGGAGCGCGCACGTGTCTACGATGCCAAACTCCGGATGCATGTGCGTCACGGCCAGATGGAGCAGGCGGTCAGCGCGGGGCTCGCGGCGCTCAAGTTCCTCGGCGTGCACCTCGTTCCGAAGCCCACGATGGCGGCTGTCTCCGCGGAGATGCTGAAGGTCCGGTGGCTGATGCGCAAGACGCGCATCCAGGAGTTGCCCGAACTCGGTACCATCACTCGGCCCGAGTCGGCGCTCACGCTGCGCGTGATGCTCACAATGAGCACCCCTGCCTACTACTCCAGCCAGAACCTGCTCGCGCTCGTGATCTTGAAGGGCATGGGGATCACTCTTCGGCACGGCAACTCGGTGGACAGCTGCGGCCTCTACGGGCCCTTCGGCCTTCTTCTTGTCGAGGGATTTGGCGCCTACGAGGATGGCTATGAGCTTGGACAGGCGAGCATTCGTCTCGCCGAGTCGATGGGCAGTACCCTGGCTTTGGGGCGCGCGCAGTTCTCGGCTGCGGCTACGCTGCACCACTGGCGCGCGCCGCTTCGTGAGAACGTCACGCTCCTGAACGCCGCCTGTCGCAACTGCCTGGACGTGGGCGATCAGTCCTACGCGACCTGGTGCTACCAGTTTCTCACCAGCATCCGCTTCTCGCTCGGAGACTCACTCGAAGAACTCCGCAAAGTCATCGGTGATTGGATGAACACCGTGCGCCGGTGGGGGTGGAACGAGTATGCCCTCACCCTGGCCGCGTACATCGGCTTCTTGCGGTGCTTGATGGGCGAGTCTCCAATGTCAACGCGCTTCGAGGGAGACGGCTTCGACGAAGATGCCTACCGCATCAACCGCGAAGCGCCCCATAACAGCGTTTTGCGCGCCTTCTACCCGCTCTTGAAGTTGCAGGCGTGCTACCTGGCTGATGACCGCGAAGGCGCGCTTGCCTCCGCTCATGACGCCGTCGAGACCCAGGGTGGCGTTCTCGGCCAGTACGTCGTTGCGGATTATCACTTCTACGCGGCCCTCACGCGCGCCGGGCTCCTCGTCGACGCGCGTGGCACCGAGCGTGTCGAGCTGCGCATCGCCATTGAAAAGCACCTCTTCAAGCTGCGTGGCTGGGTGAAGGGCTGCCCCGAGAACTTCCTCCACAAGCAGGAACTCGTCGAAGCGGAGCTGGCGCGCGCGCTCGGCAAGCCGGATCGGGCCGCCACGATGTACGAGCGCGCCCAGCGCTCCGCGCGCGCGGCGGGCTTCCCTCACATTGAGGCGCTCGCCCACGAACTCGCGGGTCGCTTTCACCTCGCCGCTGGACGTGAGCGCATCGCCGCCGACCACCTGCACAGCGCGCGTGACGGCTACGCGCGCTGGGGCGCACGGGCGAAAGTGCGGGCACTCGAAATCGCTCACCCTGCCGTCTTTCCGGCGGAGTCCTCGGGTGCGACGGTGCGGCGCGATCCGAGCGCCCAGGCGCACCTCGCCTCCACGGAGGCGCTTGACCTCGCCGCGGTCACCCGGGCCGCGCAGGCCATCTCCGGTGAGATCCAGCTTGGCAACCTCCTCCAGAACCTCATGCGGCTGGTCGTGGAGAGCGCGGGCGCCGAGCGGGCCTTTCTCCTCCTGCCCAAGGCCCACGCGCTGGTCATCGAGGCCGCGATCGACGGCGACACGGTGACCATCCAGCCCCAGACGCCGCTCGACACGCAGGAGGAACTCTCGACCGCCATCCTGCACTACGTGGCCCGCGCGCGCGCGCCGGTGGTCCTCGCGGACGCCGCCGCCGAGGGTTCTTTCACCGAGGACCCCTACGTGCGGCGCCGACGGCCCCGGTCCCTCTTGTGTGCGCCGCTGCTCAAGCAGGGCACGCTTGTGGGCGTGCTCTATCTGGAGAACAACGCGGTGCCGGGCGCCTTCACCCCCGCGCGCCTTGAAGTGCTCCAAATGCTCTCGTCCCAAGCGGCCATCTCCATCGAGAACGCGCTCCTGTACCAGGACCTCGCTGAGCACAGCCAGACCCTGGAGACGAAGGTCACCGCCCGCACCGCCGAGCTCTCGGCCAAGAACGCCGAGCTTGGCGCCACGCTCGCGCGCTTGCGAGAGACCCAGGCGCAGCTTGTCGCGCAGGAGAAGCTCGCGTCGCTGGGCGCGCTCATGGCCGGCATCGCCCACGAGCTGAAGAACCCGCTGAACTTCATCAACAACTTCGCCGAACTCTCGACGGAGCTCGCGGACGAGCTCGCCCAGGAACTCGAGCCGGTGCGCGCGCAGCTCGGCGACGAGGCGCGGAGCGCCCTCGCAAATCTGTGCAAGAACGCCACTGCCATCCGCGTCCATGGTCAGCGCGCCGACGGCATCATCACCACCATGCTGCAGCACTCCTGGGGCGCGGGGGGTGACCGCGCCCATGCCGACCTGAACGCGTTGGTGGCGGAGACGGTGAAGCTCACGACCCTCGACCTGCGCGACCGGAGGCCGGGCCTCGACCTGACGCTCACCGAGGACTATGACCCGGCGGTGGGGATGCAGATGTTCGTCGTCAGCGAGCTCACACGGGTGTTCATCAACCTCGTCGACAACGCGCTCTACGCGATGGCCGCGCGGCACCACACCGGGGAGCCGGGCTACCGTCCGGAACTCACCGTGCGCACGCAGCGGGTGGACGGGCGCGTCCTGGTGCGCATCCGCGACAATGGCACCGGCATCCCCGCGGACATCGTGGAGCGGATCTTCAATCCCTTCTTCACGACCAAATCGCCGGGCGAGGGCACGGGGCTCGGCCTCTCCATCAGCTACGACATCGTGAAGCGCCACCAGGGCGAGCTGCGCGTCGCCTCGGTGCCCGGTCAGTTCACCGAGTTCCTCATCACGCTGCCGACGCCCGCCGCTTGAGGGAGCGCGGTCCGCGCGCTCAGGCCTTGGCCAGCTCCGCCTCGAGGGCCTGCTTGAAAGTGGGATCCTCGGGCGTGGTGTCCGGCGAGAAGCGGCCCACCACCTCGCCCTCGCGGCTCACCAGGAACTTCTCGAAGTTCCAGTGCACCTCGTGCATCGCCTCGCGCTTCATGCCGTACTTCTCCATGCGCGCGCGGAACTGGCTGTGCTCGGGGAACCACGCGTCCGGCCGGGTGTGCGTCAGGTAGTGGTAGAGCGGGTGCTGGCCCGGGCCCTTCACGACAATCTTGGAGAACATGGGGAAGGCCACCCCGAAGTTCGAGCGGCAGAACTCCTGGATCTCCGCGTCGCTGCCCGGCTCCTGCGCGCCGAACTCGTTGGCGGGAAAGCCCATCACCACCAGCCCCTGGCCCTGGTACTGCTCGTGCAGCTTCTCCAGGCCCTCGTACTGGGGCGTCAGGCCGCACTTGGACGCCACGTTGACGAGCAGGAGCACCTTGCCCTTCCAGGCGCCCAGCGTGGTCTCCGAGCCGTCGATGCGCTTGAGCGGCAGGTTCTCGATGTTCTTGTCCATGGGGGTTCTCCAGGGGAGGGGAAAGGGGTCAACCGCGGCGCTGCTCGATGATGCGGGTGAAGGAGCGCTCGTGCAGCTCCGCCACCGTCAGGTCCGTGGCGCGGACCTCCTCGGCAGTGATAGCGCCACACGCGAGCCCGCGCAGGAAGGAATTGAGCAGCCCCTGTCCCGTGGCGGCGTCATCGAACACTCCGCCCAGGCGCGTGGCCTGGGCCGCCTGGGCCACGAAGGACTTGAGCCGCAGCGTGGCGGCCTCCAGGCCCTCCAGGAAGAAGGCGTACACGCTCGCGTAGCGGATGGGGAGCTGGGCCGGGTGCAGGTCCCACCCCTGGTAGAAGCCCCGCGCGAGCGCATGGCGGACGTTGGCGTGCATCAGCCGCCACGCGCGGTGCACGGCCTGGCGGTTCTTCTCGCGCTGGGCCTCCGTGAGGGGCGCCTCGCCCGGCTTGTGGGGGCCCACGGGCAAGAGGCTCGTGGGGCCGTCCACCAGCGCCAGGCCCCGGCCCGCAAGCGCCACCTGCATCACGTCCCGGGCGAAGTCGCACGCCGGGTGGGTGAGCCGCTGGTGCTCGGCGGTGATGTCCATGCTGGCCGTGTAGTCGTAGGGGCCCAGGTGCACGCCCACGCACCGGCCCCGGGCCGCCTCCACCAGCGCGGGCAGCACCAGCCGTCCGTCCGGGCCGTACAGCGCGTGGGACGACTCCACCATCAGCTCCACCTGGATGCTGCCCGGGCGCAGGCCGTGGTGCGTCTCCACGAGCTCGAGCAGGTGCGCCAGGGCGGCGGGCTCCTCGGGCGTGGTCACCTTGGGCAGGGTGACGATGAAGGGCTGGGGCAGCCGGCCCCCGGTGGTGGCGATGAGCGTGGTGAAGAACCGGTCCAGGGTGCGGGTGCTCCGCTCGAAGCGCGCCGGGTGCAGGGGCTTCACGCGGATGCCGAGGAAGGGCGGCAGGCCGCCGTCGGACAGTCCCCGGGCCACCTCGCGCGCGGCGGCCTCGGCGTGGGAGTCCTCCTCCGCGTCCGTCCGAGGGCCATAGCCGTCCTCGAAGTCGATGCGGAGGTCCTCCACGGGCTCGTGCCGCAGCTTGGCGACGACCCGGGCGTGGACCCGCGCGGCGAGGGCCTCGTCCAGTTCCAGGCACTGGGCGAGCGCGTGCGGATCCGGCGCGTACGTGCTCATGGCCTCCAGGGCGCGCTGGCCCATCTTGCGCGCCGTGTCCGCCTTGAACAGGTGGGCCCCGCCGTACAGCGTGTGCACGGGCTGGCGGCCCGGCACGGTGTGGGGCGTGTGCCGGGCGAGCTCCCGGTGGGCATGCTCCAGGGTCGCCCGGACGGTGGCGAGGTGCGTGGGGCCGAAGGCGGGGCTCGTCATGGCGGGGGCCTCAGCTTCCCCGGTAAGTGGAGTAGCCGAAGGGGCTGAGCAGCAGGGGCACGTGGTAGTGCTCCTCGGGCGCGGCGAGCTCGAACACCACGGCGACGTACGGGTAGAAGCCCTTCGTTTGCTGGGCCCGGAAGTACTCGGCGGTGTGGAACGTCATCCGGTAGATGCCGGGCTCCAGGCGCGTGCTGGCCGGGAGGAAGTCGCGCACGCGGCCGTCCGGGTTGGTGGTGCCCCGGGCCAGCTCCCGCCAGCCGTCGGCGGCCTGGTGCTCCAGGGTGATGGGGACGCCCGCGGCGGGGCGGCCCCACTGCGTGTCGAGGACGTGGGTGGACAGGGTGCTCATGGCGCGAGGAGCTTCTCCAGTCGGATGCGGGTGATTTTCGCCTGCTCGCCCGCCGCGATGCGCAGCTCCTGCTCGGGCGGGTTGTCCAGCCGCGCGCGCAACAGGCCGAGCATCTCCCCGGCGCTCTTGCCCGTGGCGCACACGAGGAAGATGAAGCCGAAGCGCGCCTCGTAGTCGCGGTTGCCGTCGGCGAGCGCTTGAATGACGTCCTCGCCCGCGCCCTGCATGCCGCGCTGCTCCTGCTCGCTCCAGGCCCCGGTGGCCTTGTACTTCTCGCGCAGCCGCGACACGTCGCCGATGCGCGGGTGGTGCTCCATCGCCTCGCGCCACTCAGCGGGCCCCGTGGCGGCCCAGTGCGCGTCGGCCTGCTGGTACAGCGCGGCGTCGCTCGCGAAGGGCCGCGCCCGGGCCATGGCCTCGGCCCAGGTGCGCACGCCACAGCAGCGCAGGAACTCCGCCCGGGCCTCCTCGGCGGACAGCCCGTTGAGCCACGCGAGCCGGCTCACGCGACCCGCCCGTTCACCCGCAGGCGGCTGATGCCTCCGTCCGGGAAGATGTTGAGCCGCACGTGGGTGAAGGGGCCCCGGGCACGCAGCGCCTCGCCCTCGAAGTGGTGTTGATGGCTCGCCTGGAGCTTCGTCTTGGGGAGGATCTCCGTCCACGCGATGTCGCGCGCGTTGGCGAAGTCGAGCACCTCCTCGGTGAGGGTGCAGCCCTCCAGCGAGCACATGTCGGGGAAGTTGCCCTTGAAGTGGTTGGTGTCCACCTCCAGGTGCTCGATGTGGCCGGGCACGGCGAGCTTCACGACGATCCAGTCGAAGCCCGGCACGCGCTTGCGGCGCGTCTCCCAACCGTCACCCATGGTGGCCGCGCGACCGGGGAGGATGAGGTTGTCCTTGGGGCCGAAGAAGGAGTCGTTGCAGGTGACGACGGTGCCGCCGTTCTCCGCCGCCGCCAGGTCCACGCGCTGGCCCGCGCGCAGCTTCACCAGGTCTGGCCGCACCACGCCGTGCACCTTGAAGCGCGCCACGCCGCCGTCCGGGAAGATGTTGAGCCGCAGGT includes:
- a CDS encoding DUF6986 family protein, with the protein product MTSPAFGPTHLATVRATLEHAHRELARHTPHTVPGRQPVHTLYGGAHLFKADTARKMGQRALEAMSTYAPDPHALAQCLELDEALAARVHARVVAKLRHEPVEDLRIDFEDGYGPRTDAEEDSHAEAAAREVARGLSDGGLPPFLGIRVKPLHPARFERSTRTLDRFFTTLIATTGGRLPQPFIVTLPKVTTPEEPAALAHLLELVETHHGLRPGSIQVELMVESSHALYGPDGRLVLPALVEAARGRCVGVHLGPYDYTASMDITAEHQRLTHPACDFARDVMQVALAGRGLALVDGPTSLLPVGPHKPGEAPLTEAQREKNRQAVHRAWRLMHANVRHALARGFYQGWDLHPAQLPIRYASVYAFFLEGLEAATLRLKSFVAQAAQATRLGGVFDDAATGQGLLNSFLRGLACGAITAEEVRATDLTVAELHERSFTRIIEQRRG
- a CDS encoding trifunctional serine/threonine-protein kinase/ATP-binding protein/sensor histidine kinase: MAQRALSNWDTLTSAGFVALEYLSGDESSALLRARRQGSDTPALLQVLCAESPSEEERERLQYDFELSCILAGQHVLQPLERLAGGRAILYGSVEGVPLHAFARTASADLAALLRVALSLVDALAAIHARGFIHCRLEPRHVLVAPATSAVKLVGFGAALRLSQETPSPDATGLRGTLTYIAPEQTGRMNRSVDHRSDFYSLGVLLYELFVGEPPFVARDPLELVHAHFARRPRPPHEVAQSVPLALSSVVLKLLAKDAEERYQSHLGLRADLSSCLAALTGGEPLRDFTPGLQDVVARFHIPQRLYGREREVEVLLAACERVGSGTTEVVSVAGYAGIGKSALVRELRRPVAARGGYFVSGKFDQLRRGTPYSALLEALRDLTRQVLTEHEDALAAWRACLHDAIGDSGRLLTDIAPEVEALLGLQPPVQNQPPVEAQNRFNRVLGAFIGAFCRPGRPLALFLDDLQWADAASLDFLEQFIAQRHTHNLLLVAAFRDNEVDAAHPLAGVFETFRDAGVPLLRVELAPLDMAPVTRLVADTVHAVPEQCAELAELAQAKTGGNPFFVIEFLKTLHQEGALTFDAVAGRFRWDLAAIGAMQVTDNVVDLVCRRMARLSEATREVLKQAACIDNTFDLETLGIACSRLPAELLPALREAVEAGLLQSVGNSFPSVSEGANLGAARYQFLHDRVQQAAYSLIPEEARAATHLRIGRRLRGGQADDAFGERLFDVVDHLDRGRALIIDSEERLGLVRLNLHAGLKAKASVAFAPAYRYLDVGLELLGARRWEHPELAAVLLQERGECGALTAQFAQAECDFDELLAHVRLPLERARVYDAKLRMHVRHGQMEQAVSAGLAALKFLGVHLVPKPTMAAVSAEMLKVRWLMRKTRIQELPELGTITRPESALTLRVMLTMSTPAYYSSQNLLALVILKGMGITLRHGNSVDSCGLYGPFGLLLVEGFGAYEDGYELGQASIRLAESMGSTLALGRAQFSAAATLHHWRAPLRENVTLLNAACRNCLDVGDQSYATWCYQFLTSIRFSLGDSLEELRKVIGDWMNTVRRWGWNEYALTLAAYIGFLRCLMGESPMSTRFEGDGFDEDAYRINREAPHNSVLRAFYPLLKLQACYLADDREGALASAHDAVETQGGVLGQYVVADYHFYAALTRAGLLVDARGTERVELRIAIEKHLFKLRGWVKGCPENFLHKQELVEAELARALGKPDRAATMYERAQRSARAAGFPHIEALAHELAGRFHLAAGRERIAADHLHSARDGYARWGARAKVRALEIAHPAVFPAESSGATVRRDPSAQAHLASTEALDLAAVTRAAQAISGEIQLGNLLQNLMRLVVESAGAERAFLLLPKAHALVIEAAIDGDTVTIQPQTPLDTQEELSTAILHYVARARAPVVLADAAAEGSFTEDPYVRRRRPRSLLCAPLLKQGTLVGVLYLENNAVPGAFTPARLEVLQMLSSQAAISIENALLYQDLAEHSQTLETKVTARTAELSAKNAELGATLARLRETQAQLVAQEKLASLGALMAGIAHELKNPLNFINNFAELSTELADELAQELEPVRAQLGDEARSALANLCKNATAIRVHGQRADGIITTMLQHSWGAGGDRAHADLNALVAETVKLTTLDLRDRRPGLDLTLTEDYDPAVGMQMFVVSELTRVFINLVDNALYAMAARHHTGEPGYRPELTVRTQRVDGRVLVRIRDNGTGIPADIVERIFNPFFTTKSPGEGTGLGLSISYDIVKRHQGELRVASVPGQFTEFLITLPTPAA
- the alc gene encoding allantoicase — translated: MNAPEEGKVRVAFAELIDLAAEKVGGRALYANDEFFAGKENLLKPGRGVFIPDKYTEFGKWMDGWETRRKRALPGHDFCILQLGLPGTIRGVNVDTNHFLGNFPEYASVDALEVHGDVTVDSLLGATWTPIVPRTRLVGGTQNYIPVGSEQRWTHLRLNIFPDGGVARFKVHGVVRPDLVKLRAGQRVDLAAAENGGTVVTCNDSFFGPKDNLILPGRAATMGDGWETRRKRVPGFDWIVVKLAVPGHIEHLEVDTNHFKGNFPDMCSLEGCTLTEEVLDFANARDIAWTEILPKTKLQASHQHHFEGEALRARGPFTHVRLNIFPDGGISRLRVNGRVA
- the uraH gene encoding hydroxyisourate hydrolase — protein: MSTLSTHVLDTQWGRPAAGVPITLEHQAADGWRELARGTTNPDGRVRDFLPASTRLEPGIYRMTFHTAEYFRAQQTKGFYPYVAVVFELAAPEEHYHVPLLLSPFGYSTYRGS
- a CDS encoding glutathione peroxidase; the encoded protein is MDKNIENLPLKRIDGSETTLGAWKGKVLLLVNVASKCGLTPQYEGLEKLHEQYQGQGLVVMGFPANEFGAQEPGSDAEIQEFCRSNFGVAFPMFSKIVVKGPGQHPLYHYLTHTRPDAWFPEHSQFRARMEKYGMKREAMHEVHWNFEKFLVSREGEVVGRFSPDTTPEDPTFKQALEAELAKA
- the uraD gene encoding 2-oxo-4-hydroxy-4-carboxy-5-ureidoimidazoline decarboxylase — protein: MSRLAWLNGLSAEEARAEFLRCCGVRTWAEAMARARPFASDAALYQQADAHWAATGPAEWREAMEHHPRIGDVSRLREKYKATGAWSEQEQRGMQGAGEDVIQALADGNRDYEARFGFIFLVCATGKSAGEMLGLLRARLDNPPEQELRIAAGEQAKITRIRLEKLLAP
- a CDS encoding oxygenase MpaB family protein, yielding MRTEGDPHADAVYAQILENTEGQELNQLFRTLANNQEVPPATTFAPFNQYFDETHDVPQDPSVLARLQRGQDAFMRRGQVGVIILLTKGLPTGYCMPCLTQVLMMSEALKKRPFHRLLGVAQLLLNVCSPGSFKPKGAAVITAQKVRLLHAGLRRIADQVIPDYRPRYGVAVNQEDLLATLMGFSLLVIQGFRQLGAGLSSQEEEDYLYLWNQYGLVMGIKPEYLPTDVEDAEAFFEAYERRHAAPPEQNPDGVELARAHLDMFTRLMGAWGHLLGNDIVPLMYLNHLMGPERCERLTYPMVEGHEVLKLLLHRLPPNPLRHLIVLGQLDRIVHEQLAEDIVQKLISDNYSGRPSFWMPMDLDNLRSLVNAAAVLAKA
- a CDS encoding LysR family transcriptional regulator; its protein translation is MTRILMERSGELEVFLRVVQEGGFSAAARSVGLTPSAVSKLITRLEKRLGARLFMRTTRALSLTEEGEAYHRAGQRILRELDDADQAAAAGAVRGRLHVNASIPFGSQYVVPALPGFLARYPDVLVDLSLTDDVVDLLAQKTDVAIRTGDLPDSALLAHKLGQSRRVLCASPAYLQARGTPRTPDELGKHDCLTFNFRRARSGWPFREGGGIAPRVVSGGVQVNNGETMKHLLLQGVGIGRLAMWHVAAELKAGRLVAVLEKYNPGDVEQIHAVHVGGGQVPHRVRAFIRHMVDAMKASPLP